attttttagtatataaaatatattttaattaaattttataataaataaatattttttaacatataagttgtattttaaatttaaataaacaatttatattgtgataaaaaaaattttaattgataatagtttcttttaaaaaaaatataggatattaatttaggaaaaaagatgaaaaaatagaTTAGAAAATCAAGTATAtggaaaaagattaaaaaaaatactggtTTGAGATggttgataaattttttttgaactagttattaaaacaaattaaatttgaaaataaaattaagaaaaatattttaaataaataaaaaaatacttaatatataGGATCAAGATAAGACACGTTCAATGAGAGtgataataattttcaaaaaaactttcattaaaaataatttctaaaaacaaTCTAATTTAATATTGTTAGACAAATGATCTCaattatcttaagaaagggtgaattaattttcactaacaaacttttaatccCCTTCTAatccccttctaaatgatagactcagaatgtagaagaagaaacattaatcaatttaataatgttctttaaacatgtaatacaaaattgattgcaataataaatgagataagggaagaaagaaatgcaaactcgatttatactagttcgtcACTTCTCGTGCTTACGTCTAgacctcaagcaacccacttgagattttccactctctttgtaaaaatcattttacaaagtctgaaccacacacgGACAACCTATCCCTTGTGTTtaagaatccttacaacttaagagacttTCTGTctcttaatcaatctctttgattaagaagaagaagaattctctctttaagagaagaatatttcaattgaagtttcattaactcttaatagatttgcaagtgtttgcccaagagttgttgagagagcatttaacaatgaagttctcttgaaaAATCTCTCATTTTTTGAAATcagacacatatatataggctctTCGTgtattttcaaaatgatttgaagatatgtgtcttttcaaaaagttttttttgaaattcttcactagtaatcgattacaggtttctgctaatcgattacacagttatattttgaagggtcatgacttttaaatttcaagagtttcgttgctggtaatcgattacaaacaactggtaatcgattacatgttcaaaattcaaattcaaaaccctttttaacagctatttctcaaacttgtcttctggtaatcgattatactgccaaataatcgattaccagagccttgcatgtcttggaatcctttgttttgaggcaagacttgatcttaaaataatcttgaagcaatactttgtttgttgaagtaatcttgtattaatctggAAGTAATGTTTATCCTTTGaaacaaccttgtttgattcttctttgacatcatcaaaattcatgtattcatacattcacattctccccctctttgatgatgacaatcattatcaagcaaattctttccgacatcatcaaaacttgcatgatttacaAATATCAACTCTTAAAAACACTCtaaattagttataattttcaCCTAATACACTTCTAACACAATAAGCTTATTATATCTTAATAATTCTCTAAATAATAGATTCAAATAAGATATGATAACTCATGCTATCAAACTTTCTTTATGTTTGACTACTAAGAGTGAAATCTCAAAATAATATactctataaaaaattatagtacaCAACTCCAACTTAAAGAGTGAAGTTGTCCCTCTTTTAGTTAATagtcatattattaatataacaatttatacaatgaTACTTTGTATGCATattttttatcacataatttattatattttatacttttttcacttttctctctatttcgcttttaattgtaaaatttattgtagaaatattatttatcttcAATTAAACCATTATCtatattctttcttttatctctatCGTGTATCAAAatcattgaaaacaaaaaagttttTTCTCACTCTCCTTATTTTcacgtgtttttttttatattttaatttagtcgATGTTTTAGTCTTTGCACTACACAAcataaagtatttattttatatgattaaaatttataataaataaattaaattcagtgatagagacaaaaaaaagaaagagtatGTGGttgaaaatatcaaatatataaataaaaatagaagaatgagTAACTTTACAATGTTGagagatgtattttttttattaagtatttaaCACAACACCGTTCTCGTACTTACAACTTGAATTTGAGATTTATAGTTAAGTTGAAATAATTGTGTTTGGCGgtgagataatttttttgataaactTAGGGAGCCGTATGTGAATTATTCCTTCAATTGAGAAAGGAAATGTTTGAAAATTTCTAATTGAGAAGATAGGGATAACGAGAGTCTCAATCTCCACCAaattatgtattataatttataatataatggtggattttaaattataaaaaatataataagaaatcattaatgaaaTAGAAAGtttgtaataaatataaatacaaaaatttaagtttatcttgttatttttatttatttaaaatatactaaactaataaaaaaatatttttttgacaaaataaaaaaaaagtttcttaaGATTATAAAAGTTTgactgtctttttttttttctaatattagttatattacttttttaagtaattaatctttttaagtttggaaaattctttttctatatCCTGTTTTGTGATTTATCGATAAGCACATTTCGAACTGcacataagaaaaaattaaataaaaataaaatatttatataaagataaaatgtgtaataattgttaaataataaaatgcattttaaaataataattgattccTAATTAATATGACTAAAACAATAACTAACAAAATCTTCTACTATCTAAAGATTAATATGTCATATGTAAGAtagttataaaattaagattaaaatttgagaaaataagcTATGCACATAAAAGGTTTTAATACTAtgttaaaaaactttaaaattattatttaattataaaatattatgtctGACAATTTTATTAACCTTTACATTAATTACCTTAAAAATTATgcaaacaataatttttaattaattataagtataatttttcttccttatatcgaaaaagtataatttttcttatagaaataaaatttcaatgaaAGTATTATAATATTCtctatattaatttttgaagatattttaaacaatccttaaaaaaaatattttcaacaaaatatctaactattattttttttgttacttgaGCAAGATCTAAAATTGATTCTTAAACTTTTGACTAAGAAATACCAAATTGATTTTCAGATACAATATGTATGGAAATGGAACCCTCGGCATCCCAACACACCGAACAGGAAGAAATgcctttaatttaaaaatctaatGACACTATTGCCCTGCAGTgagaaggagagaaaaaaagaagaagaaaataaattaaaaacaattagagAGAAATTAAAAACGCGTTTAATGCTGAGCATTGATATTCCAAACAGAACTCAACGACCAACATAGAGGGCTTTGAACACAAAACTAACACCAATCGTTCTTTGACAGAAGGAACAACATGGTGGAGGGAGAGAGAGTCACAACACAACACTATATGGAATCATCATGCATAAGCATCACTAGAGAATAGAAATAGAGAGAGggaaagtgtgtgtgtgtttgtgtgagagagaaagagaagaaagtggAGTCTTTTGACTGAGCCTAGCCGGCAAAAGCCGTCTAAGGTTGTTGTCTGGTTGATGATAATGTTCTTTTTAATGTCTGAATACGCGTTGAACTTTCAGACATACCCACcaccacactttttttttttctagtgaaCCTTCTGATCCATTTTCACCCTTAACCTTAATCCCAATTCAAAGGTCCACTTAGTCTTTTGCCCCACcctcctttctttttttaaattgattccttggtttatataaattgtataTTAGTCTCTGAGTGTTATCACCTTCATTCATCTcagacttttttgtttttattgcttgaatctcttctcctttgttGAACAATGATTCCTTTATGACAGTTAGCGATTGTTGTTGGAGGGTTATGAATTGTGGGTTTGGTTCAAGTTTGCTTCTTTGGAATTGGGTCGGGCAGGAATCTTTCAGTATTAGAGTTTTGATATCTGATTTTGAATTGGGTATGTGTCTATGAAGGAAGTTTTCATCGTTGCCTTtgatagaaaaaacaaaagaaggtTTGAATTGGGTATGTGTCTATGAAGGAAGTTTTGATATCTGATTTTGAATTGGGTACGTGTCAAAGAAGGTACTGTGTAGTGGttgagttttttgtttttatgagtTTTGGTGGAGTTGGTAGAAGATGTGTTGCTGGTGAATGATGATCCTACTTGTTGTATAGTTGATTTGATATCTTTGTGCTCCAACATGGGCTGCATATGTTCTAAGGCTTCAGCTGTAGAGGACAGCAAGGAAGCTGTCACTGAGAAATTTCAATCGTATAGCACAAGGCCTTCGGAGTTGAATGTTTTGCGGTTGAATTCGACTAGGAGGGTTGATGAGGGTGGGGTGAAAGATGTGTTAATAGTTGGTGGTCATGTGAAAGGTTCATTGATTGACAAGAAGGCCAACGGTTCAGGCCAGTTGTATGGTGATCATGATGCAAAGAAGAAATTAGAGAAGCCGGAATTGACTGTTGTGGATCATATTGGCCCTGGAAGGGTTCCAAAGGCTATTGAAGGAGAGCAAGTTGCAGCTGGATGGCCGGCATGGCTTTCTTCTGTTGCTGGTGAAGCTATTAAGGGATGGATACCACGGAGTGCGAATACGTTTGAGAGGTTGCATAAAGTAAGTTACTGCCTTGTGTGCTCTGTCTGTGTTTGTATTATAGTTAAATTGTTATGTGATTCTTACTGCTGTCTGCTATTTCATGAATGCTTGTCCCAAAATACTTTGAACACTGGCCATTTTCATGCACTTTTGCTGGAATGGTCAAATTATTAATGGAAATTTTTTAAAGTGCGATTTAAGTTAATTGGGATTTCCATGCATCGTGTACTTTAAAGTTTATGAACCAGTCATGGCAGAGTGGATGGGAGGGAGTTGGAAATGTTGGTAGCCTGATATTAACATTTCAGAAGACAGTGaattttattacataataatgTTTCCGGTAGGAATCGTTTGGTTGCTTTACTAACTAAATATAGATGAGTGTTAATGTTGGCTGGTGTCCACTCTCCTGGttttgttaaagaaaagaaaatggtcAATGAAATTTGATTGTGTAGAATATAGAATGTGTGTGACCAGATTTTGCGTACTAGTCatactggattaattttgtcTTGTTTCTGTGAGTATAAGCTTCTTATATTGGTGAAGGAAGGAGTCTATGTACTCTGATATTCTTTATCATTGATTATAGTAGtctttttctttaaatgaataatttgatGAGATTCTGTTATGCAGATTGGGCAAGGAACTTACAGTACTGTATATAAGGCACGGGATGTGATTAACCAAAAGTTTGTTGCATTGAAGAAAGTACGCTTTGACAATCTTGATCCTGAGAGTGTCAAGTTTATGACAAGGGAAATCCATGTTCTGCGTAGGCTTGACCAtccaaacataattaaattggaGGGCTTGATAACGTCACAGATGTCTCGCAGCTTGTACCTTGTTTTTGAGTATATGGAGCATGATCTTACAGGACTTGCATCAAATCCTGATATTAAGTTCTCTGAACCGCAGGTAATGatgatttcttttcatttactcAAGCTCTTATATACATGGAGTTGAAATTTTTGTGCATGTGTCTGGCATAAGTATAGGAAAGTAACTATGCGTGCCTTCTACTctgttttttataagaaaactcCTAAAACAGCAATATGTTTTGTATGCCATTGCCAGCTGAAATGCTACATGCGGCAACTTCTTAGTGGATTGGATCATTGTCATAGTCATGGTGTCCTCCATCGTGACATAAAGGGCTCAAATCTTCTCATTGACAATAATGGAGTCTTAAAGATCGCTGATTTTGGTTTGGCAAGTTTTTATGACCCTCAGCACAATGTTCCATTGACAAGCCGAGTAGTAACTCTATGGTATAGACCACCAGAACTTTTACTTGGAGCCAATCATTATGGGGTTGCAGTGGATTTGTGGAGCACTGGTTGCATACTGGGGGAACTATATACTGGAAGGCCTATTTTGCCAGGAAAAACAGAGGTATGTGTTTAGGAATCTATTTTCCATCATTTGTCACTCACGATAAATGCTTTGCTGCCTGACTTTCATTTGGCTTTGATGATATCATATGTTTCTATTTTATGGAAATTCAATAGTTTAGGTCGTTAGAAATTTCTTAATACAAGAAATttcaaaggattttttttaactgcAGTTACATGATGCAAATGATATTGtttctctattttaaattactttcgCTTTTATTGAGTGGATTCTCTATATCTTGTGCTTTTTTTACCTTCAAGTTTATGGTTAAATAATTACTGGACTCCATTTCATTATGCATAATCCTAGGTTCCAAACTCACGTATACCAGTCTACTGTAGACTGTTGAtctcaattttataaattgatattaataCTAGTATTGTGTGTTAATAAAGGTATATACAAGGTATCTGAGggttaattttatttccttgtaGGTTGAGCAGTTGCATCGGATTTTTAAACTTTGTGGCTCACCATCTGACGACTATTGGCTTAAATCGCGGTTGTCACATTCCACAGTATTCAGGCCACCACACCATTATAGGCGTTGTGTTGCAGATACATTTAAGGACTACCCATCTACTGCGGTAAAGCTTATAGAGACCCTACTTTCTGTAGAGCCAGCACATCGAGGGACTGCAGCAGCTGCTCTGGAAAGTGAGGTATGCTGATATATGTTTCCAAGCAAGCAATTATATAGTCTGATCAAGTGACATTCTTCCCCAATGTAATCAGTTCAAAATATTGTTTTCCATGATCACCTGCTAAAATGAATATTCTGCAggctaattattattaaaaaaaaatcaatcttaatttccttttaacgttctttctttacatttttGTTATAGAAGCCAGTGGCATTGATTTATATTTGTATTCTACTCCATTTAATGGAAAAATGTTGGTTGTTCTTTATTTCCATGTATCTGTAGATATATGTTCTTTTACACTTTAAAAGTCATACTATTctacatttttcctttttctttttactttccaTGCTTAAACAGCATCATCGACTATTCAATACAAGGGAAGGTAATGAAATGGCGAAGTCAGCTTgcaaataaacaaaatcatgaGATATATTTTTGGTCACTATACTGCTAAGTTTGAAGtaggaaaaaataatcaaatttctcaTGCAATTTTGTCAAACATATTCTAGGAACCCTTTTCCTTTCTAACCTGCTAATTGGCTTGTGCTTCCCCATTGATTGACAGTTCTTTATGTCGGAGCCTCTGCCTTGTGACCCATCAAGTTTGCCAAAATATGTTCCCAGCAAGGAGATTGATGCTAAATTACGGGATGAAGCCGTAAGGTAACTGTATAGGTTGATTGTATTTATGTTGAGGCAAAAAAaggatatttatttttaataattaatattatgataGTGGCTTCAATCTCTATAATGGAATCTGTTTGGAATATAAATTATATGGCTTAATCTGAACAATTTCAGTGTAATCAAATGGGTCTCTTgtttattattgatttgaatGTTGATATCTCTGCCATGAACAAAAGCATCAATTATGGGATCTCTTGTGTACTTATAGTAGAAGAAATATGCATATTATTGGTGGCTGAAGCCTTGAATACATAGTTATATCTGGTTCTTCTAAAATATTTGGGCCATGCTATGGTAGTACAATTGTTTGCTTTTAGTTGTTTCATCATGACTGTTAGCTATGCTTTCTGCATCACTTGATTCATGCATTCGTTCTGAAAGGGTGCCATGTTTTGTGAGCCTATTGTTGATAGCTGATAATGACAACTAATACGTATTCATTTCTGTTTACTGTCTTAGGCAAGGAGTTGTTGGAGGTAGGGAACAAAAAGTTGCCTCAGGAGTTAGACAAGAAAAAGGACACAGGGCAAATGTCACAGCAAAAGACAATGCTGACCCAGGCTTAGCAGTGCAGGTAATCCAAAcaattttcaagttttattgtatGACTTGCCTCTATGGGATACCTTGGGGTTTTGTGTAAATTCTGTTTAGTGTTACTGATCATGAAATGGGGGAcaaggaatttttctttttactttgaaCTGTCTCTTGATTTAACTTTgaaattgttcattattttaGGCAGATTGGATTGTTGTGAAATACGAAAAAGCTTATTAGTTAGATGATCACTAGTTCTTTTTATTACAGTCAGCCAAAGGATTTTACGCCTCTGCTTATCAGTTCTTTATGTAAGACCTACCCCATGCTAATTATCCTGTAGTTGTGTTAGAACACCTAAACCATTTTGGGTTGTTGCTACTTGTAACTGGCATTTGAGTTTTGAGTCTAATGGTATCTCTGTTTTTAATAATAAGGCAAAGAAGAGAATCCGTGGGTTTGAAACAGTTTGGTGTATTAGTGACTTGCTAGTTCTAACACTAAAAATTGCAGACTTGTATGCCTAGTGCCTATTGCTTATTTCATAAATAACTTTTTGTAAAACTGAACATGCTTTAAAATAGTGAAACTAAACCTTATATACTAAACTTCTAAATattcttttgctcttttcaCATATGTTGTTTCAATTGTCCTACTTTCTATTATCTCTTCTTCCACATAGGCTTATCTTACTGTTGTCTTATGCAGCAAGGACACTGTTCCAGCTCAAGGAACCAAAGTGAATTATCAAACCCTCATAGAGGATCGGTGTCTGGAATTCTGGTTTTCCCTCACAAACAgtcagaaaaagaaatgaatgaTAATTTCTCTGGGCATCTTTATAAGAGGCCTTCACATTCAGGCCCATTGGTTCCTGGTTCTGTCTGGGCAAAAGGCAGGAAAGAAGTTGATGATGTGCCTCCTGTTTCAAACAGAGTGAACCTATCAAAACTATCTGGGCTAGTGGCATCTAGGACTTTCTCTGAAGATCAGGAGGTTAAACCAGTTCACTCGAACCACAGAAAACCAATTGAAGTAAGAAAATCCGTGGAGTCCACTAATGGATCAGAGTCGAGAAGAAGGCACGATCAAAAACAGATTGTTGATCTCAATCAAATTGAAAGTAGAAGGGTCCCGGCTGAAAAATCAACTCCGGTtagttgttgttatttttttatttattaattctaaATATTTGGTAGTGCAAGTCTACACTAGGCATCAATAAGGATCTGGAGTCTCTCGTTACATGATTGAAtattggagagagagagagagagacaagtTTTATCAAGTGTAGGGACTAGGGACCTCTTGATTTCTTATACAGTCtactatttttattcaaaattatccatatttttatctttctatcAGGACACTCATGCTCTCCTGTTATGTAAGAACAAGAGGCAATTCAAATCCCTAATGATATCAAAATGATGGTCTTTTATTTCCCCAAATTGTCACAGTTTTCTAGAAATTTGTTCTCTTTTTATGAAATTCTCAAGTTTCCCATCTTTTTTTAAGTACCTACCGGTACCCTATTAGTTGAATGTAACTTTTATAGGTGGATAGGTCACTGATTATAATAAATGGAGTTCAAAGTCCAAACATTTATGGTTTGAAATTAGAATCAACaatcaattaatatttgacAACTAATGACTggcaacacttttttttttggctgagTGATTGAATATTGATGTGGGACACTTTCAGGGTGGGCGCGAGTCCATGGGAAACAAGATATACCTCTCAGGTCCATTAATGGTTTCGTCAAGCAACATGGATCAGATGCTCAAAGAGCATGACAGAAAGATCCAAGAGTTTTCAAGACGAGCCAGAATTGACAAGTCAAGAGCAAGAGGTGAGAAAGTTTTTGCACAGCGGAAGTAGTCGAATTAAGATAACTATTTCGGATTGTTCAGCTgcttacatatttttatgacaCCATTTATTTATCTCAAACCTAAGGAAAGAAAAGAgcagggagaggaagagagtgTATTCAATCTTACAGTAGCAATGTAGCATATATCATGTAAATTGCAGGCTTTATAAGAAGAGTTTGGTCTTTCTTCAACTCTTCATGTTTCAcccttatataaaatataagcaaTTCAATTTATTATGTTCTTTCCTCCCTTCATGTTTCACCTCTAGATTTATTGCAGTTTACTAGTTTATGTTGGTGCTCCCTTTATTTCCCCAACTATTAAGTTAGGGAGAAGAAAAGTATATCCCATGAAGTTGAGAGGGTTAAATCATTGCTGAAAAGATTAGAACCATTCACAATACGAGGAGAAAGCAGAATAAAAAGGACACATGTAGcagtataaaaataaagtttatgtTGACTTTAATGTAAAATGTCATTCAGATTTACCCCACCAACGAGGTGAGGGTCATGTGATGAGATTCTATATCTTTACTGAAAAGATATTAACATGGATGTTGAAAGTATGAAGCAGTTTTTATTCCTTCAAAGATAAACTTGAATTTAGGGAAGAGTCACCAAGAGATTTTACATACATTATCGTTTAAAATTTTGACATTGAATACTATATATttcatatatgatattttaagttattattttcaTCATCTAAATCTTTTGGAACATGACGTGATTTGCCATTTATAAttcaggattaaaaaaaaaaaactttgaaaacCATGATAGGGCTCAAGGTTTCACAtaaaattaatcaagcactCTCCTAACGTCCTCAATGTCAATGGTGTGTCAACTTCATCAAGGTCTCTATACAATTTGTCACTGTCCATTAGGAACAATACCCACATGTAACCGGTGTCTTATCTGCCACAATAGGTCTTTTCCCACATATCACTTCTAAAACTAATATTTCAAAACTAAGCATCAGGGATGGTTGCCAAATTCTATCTAGTTGTGGAGTTATATATGCCTCTCAGTCCCTGTTACTCCAGTTGTGTCAAGCAACTCTCCCATGTGATGCTGCCTGGCTTAGCCTAAAATCCCCCAATATTGCATTCTTGTCTTTGTCAAACATCAATTTCCTGCTTTGACGGTCCTCTGCATGATTTGTTTAGAAAAGTAGTTAATATAGGAATACTAACATTGACCTTTTTTGAGATTAACATTAATTATCCTTAGGAAATTGCAATTCTGTTATTTTAAGGATATTTTGTGTGTGGTCCTTACAAAATTAAAAGGggattgttaattaattaatatgaaagtGTCCACCAGCACCAGGCACTAACAGTCTAACACCATAGGGTTGGTGCATGGTCACAAATCAATACCAAGGCCATGCGTTTGCATTTCATTGaacaaaagttaaataaaaaattgcaaagaaTATCTGGTCAGCAAAGCATCACCAAAATGTAAAGTTTTAATTGCTAATATGTTCAAAAGTTTCCAGAAAATCCTACGTCCATTTCTTTCATCCAATAAAACCCCAGGAAAGTTTACAACCATAGTAACACTGACCtgtgaattaaaaaaactatccaTACTAGGTAATGGTAGTTATGACCATTGTCCAAATCCTCTTCCTAAACCATCAGTTTTTTCGTCATTTCTACCAACCATCAGTTTTTTCATCATTTATAGGAATTAGTCCTGGGCTCCGGCCATGAGATATCccggattaaaaaaaaaaaatacctaaatgtatttttaatcccttaattttggaataattttgtttttagtaattaaaattaatctttttaatctt
Above is a window of Glycine soja cultivar W05 chromosome 12, ASM419377v2, whole genome shotgun sequence DNA encoding:
- the LOC114379595 gene encoding probable serine/threonine-protein kinase At1g54610 gives rise to the protein MGCICSKASAVEDSKEAVTEKFQSYSTRPSELNVLRLNSTRRVDEGGVKDVLIVGGHVKGSLIDKKANGSGQLYGDHDAKKKLEKPELTVVDHIGPGRVPKAIEGEQVAAGWPAWLSSVAGEAIKGWIPRSANTFERLHKIGQGTYSTVYKARDVINQKFVALKKVRFDNLDPESVKFMTREIHVLRRLDHPNIIKLEGLITSQMSRSLYLVFEYMEHDLTGLASNPDIKFSEPQLKCYMRQLLSGLDHCHSHGVLHRDIKGSNLLIDNNGVLKIADFGLASFYDPQHNVPLTSRVVTLWYRPPELLLGANHYGVAVDLWSTGCILGELYTGRPILPGKTEVEQLHRIFKLCGSPSDDYWLKSRLSHSTVFRPPHHYRRCVADTFKDYPSTAVKLIETLLSVEPAHRGTAAAALESEFFMSEPLPCDPSSLPKYVPSKEIDAKLRDEAVRQGVVGGREQKVASGVRQEKGHRANVTAKDNADPGLAVQQGHCSSSRNQSELSNPHRGSVSGILVFPHKQSEKEMNDNFSGHLYKRPSHSGPLVPGSVWAKGRKEVDDVPPVSNRVNLSKLSGLVASRTFSEDQEVKPVHSNHRKPIEVRKSVESTNGSESRRRHDQKQIVDLNQIESRRVPAEKSTPGGRESMGNKIYLSGPLMVSSSNMDQMLKEHDRKIQEFSRRARIDKSRARGEKVFAQRK